The Juglans regia cultivar Chandler chromosome 16, Walnut 2.0, whole genome shotgun sequence nucleotide sequence TATATGTCTTCAAGTGGAACTACGGCCACCGATAAAGTAGCCACAAGAAGTGTTTGGaacagtatatatattttgaaaaataattatttaatatataaatatagtccagtcatttaaaaaaaaaaaataaatataaaatttacataaaaaaattaattttttaataataaatttcactaattttcaaaattactgtataatatttacgtattctacaattgtatgtaaaattattcatatattttatgtatttttttaatcatcataaatatttaaaaaaaaaaacatttacatcattattaaaaaatacttctttaattactaagtagaaaaaaaataaacacaaattcaaaatccaaaacattTCTCTGTCTTCACTTTACATATGGCAGCAtacaattaaaatgaatatatttgcTTGAATAAGGGTTCAGAATAACCTATTTTACTAAAATGATAATTAGCCATTAACATAGACGTTCCTTTTGCCAGGTTTTGCAAGCTCAGTCAGTTCAACCATCCATCTATCCAAAAAATTTCTACGCGTCGAGTTGATCGATGACCCCAAATTTACActcaaaaagaaattttcaagTTACGAATACTCACTTATCCACTCGAGTGCTAAATGTGAGAAATTGAAGTCCCTGATTACATGTTTTGAGTTCAGTACCACTGCAATCAGCATGGAACATGGAGAACACTACGTATTCGCAATAGATATCTTTTCAAGTTTACAAAAAGGCACCACACACAAGGACACGTACATACTACATAGCacaaaaagaacaacaaaacaCCAAGCAAAGTAAACACCGCTCCACCCATCCAAAGCATGTAGTCCCATACccacccccaccaccaccactgcAACATCCACACTCCAATTATTTTCACACTCAAACATGAAAACTGACAAACTCATAATAGCATCACCACAGAGCAATCCAAATCCACTCAAGGAAATCTTCACAAAGATACAAAACTTGTCTAAAGTAATCAGAGCCCACAAATTACAGGACAGCAGAATGACTTTTACCCTATGAAAAACAAGCTATAACCTTTTACAACATGCCTCTGGTGAAAGACTATGCCCCCACTCCAAGCACTCGTCCACGGCAGCAACTTTCTTCATACCTTTAGAATTTTATGCAAACTTGTAGGGAGAGGAGAAAAGCATAAAATCAACAAGAAAAGCGGGATTGAAAGTGGGACCTTAATTACCAAACACGCATGCGCATACTCGGGGGTTCTCAACAATCCGGATAAGTCCTCATTTCACAGCACAGCCCACCACTAGCATCTCCCATGCGTTCAAATCTTTGCGACTTCCTTTGGTCTTTAATCCCACAAAAGCTAAAAGATAATTATTTCTGGTCAACAAAAACAACCCATTTTTTCAACACTTCCAGCAACCAAAGTGAATTTCCACACCATTACATCGTTCCTTTATTGGCCCATTATATACGGCTCTTCAGCCCAACAAACACAAAAGTCACAGCAGTTATTTCAAGCTCTTAATCGTTCAAGCCAAGAAATCAAGGCTTACTACCTTTTCACCCTTTTTTTCAACCCTTCAGCAAGCATGCCAAAGAAGGTGCAACCTATTGGTTGTTCACCCCTAGAGATTTGGCGTTGAGCTTTAAAATCTTCAGGTAATCTATAGCTTCATCAATAACAAACAATGGGTCCTTACCCTCTGCACCAGGAATTATGCGCTCAAGAATTCTCAAAGTCTCATAGATCTTATCCCTTCTAAAACACATTTTGCCCAAAATAGAACCAGCTTTCTCACCTTGGTTCTGGCCAAAGGCATAGCCTGACTCTGCATCACTGCCATACTCAACAGATCTGTCCAGTCTTACGGAACTAGTAGTGGCCATCGGTGATGATTTTTTGTACCCACCATCGAGCAATTTTTGCCTTTTGTTTGGGCTATCAGGGCCAGCAACTTCATCTGTTAGGTAGTCAACATGATCATATTTCTTGTATCCCCCCTTTATAGCCATCGGAGAATGGCCTGTGCTTGCTGTTTCATCATCGTCACCGTCACCATATTCATCATTGTCAGAGTATAGCAAGGCATTGATTTCTTCCGTGTCTTCATGCATCTCACTTTCTTCAAAAGTTGTTATATTTTCACCAGATGCTTCATGTAAAATGTACTTGCTTGGATCAATTTGACTCACTCTAGCTGCCTGCTCTTCCccataataaaaacaaattggtTTAGCGGCAGTATTTGGATTCGGGGAAGGGAAGCAAAATGAGTTATAAATTAGCCTTGTTTGATTCCCACACTGATCAAAAATAAGGAATCTCTTTGCAGACGACCCAGAATTTGACAGCATGGATTTCTTTGTTTTAAGATATGGGTCAGGAATGGGTAGCAAGCCCTGGCATTGATGCGGTAAACATTGAAGAGAACCATGAGCTCCATTTGTTTGTTCAGTCTTCAAGTCTGGTATACCAGGAACTGCAAAATTGGGCTGTGCCATAGGTGCTGGGGACATGCGATTGCCAGGATTTGTGCATGCAGGCAAACATTCCTGTTGCCTCGGCCTGAGATCCGTGTTCAtgaaactcagtttagatggttTCCAAGCAGAATTCTCTAGAGAAAGCCGAGATTTGCTGGCCATCACCATCCACGTAAAACAATAACctagaaatgataaatataaaagataactttaaaaatgaaacaagatCGTTTTAGCAGTAATGACAAGAGATCGATAAAACCTACCAGGAGATGGATTGGCACTTCAATCTGGAATATTCAAAAATTTGCAACTTCTTTTaggaacaaaaaatagaaaaagaaaatcaatgatTTCCAGCTCAATTTGATGAGGAAAAAACCATCAATCTACGTGACAGGTTTAAGCAAGTGACGGAAGTACTCAGCCTGGAAAACAACAAGAACACAATATTATTCCTGCCTTCTTAATAAGAAAAGCTGACTGATTGATCATGGAAACTGTTAGGggaagaaaaattgaaatgggACAAAAAATGCAAATGTTTCTTGTACTCACTTGGCAATCCTGCAAAGGTTGAAAGCAAGCAATAACTCTAACTATAATTGTAGGTTTCCCTGCAATCCCACTCTCATGTTTTAAAGCCCGGAATCTAGTTTGGCTTGCTGCTTGGCACACCATAACTTCGTTCAACCCTTCACTATCTGACTACTATAGAAGCACAAAACAAACACCTAACAGGGAGCAGAAAATGGGCAAAACTAGACCTTGAAGGAAAAAACACGGTTAGATTGAGAAACAAGATGAGATCAAACACGAGGGGGAATAAAAATGAGAGTTGGAGTTCTAACTATGTTCTGTCTCTATGTTTTCAGCTAATCCTTCGCATGTCATAAGAAATGACGAAAAAGTGATTGGATCCCATGGACTTTTGAGCAAAGAATAGTAGTCCAAGAGAAGCAAGACCAGGGTCCCGTTAAGGAAGCAATGATTTACAGAATAACCCTGCAATATAAGTTCAAGCACACAACTTTGCGAAACACATCAACAGATAAACTCAACCCCGGCATACTGATCCCCTCCTCTGCAGTATAGAACTATCCACGACTGCTTAATCTGGTGCAACGTATTGAATTCAAAATTCCTGACAAAAAGTAGCATAGGTACATATCTATATCAAATGATGGGAATATTAATCAGAGTTAAGAGTTATAATTGAAGAATTTAAACAAGATAACTAATGCTTATTTTAGTTGCAAAGATAATATTAGAAGATTTCTGCATAAATTTAACCGagcaaaatacaaaaccatTTGCTTCATTAGAACAAACCTTTGGCAGATTTCTATAAAAATCGATCCAGAAACTGATTTCTAGGACGAGATCGAGGAAATTTCTAATCGAAATATTAGAAATCGAAAAGACATTGGATTATCTGATGGTAAAAAGAAAACGATCATGGAAAACGCTGACAGAAAAGCATGAAAAGTCGAAATTTATTATCTAAGGATGCTATGAGTGACTCGGTTTTCCACAAACAGGTAAAGGAATATTGAAAATAgggaaaaaataggaaaaatctCAGAACTTGAAAGAAATGATTGTGATAGGAAAAATATCAGAACTTGTAAGAAAATCACACAATCATTAACTCTCCGTTTGGTCTCTGGGAATCTAaggaaatccaaaaaaaaaaaaaaaaatgaagaagaatctTCAAAAATCATGTTCAAGCCTGGCTTGAGTTTGCCCcaactaaaactgaaaaatgCAAAAGTAGAGGAAAAAGGCGTGCAGCAGAATCAGGCACAATTAAATCGGGTTTCTGATTCCCATACGAAACCACTTCCATACGCTTAAGAgtctttatttttatggttaGAATCAGACTTTCAATTCTGTTTCCTTTTccaatcttttgttttttctcagCTACGAGTCAGGGGATACAAAACCTGTAACTAAGAACAGCAAAAACAgtggggtaaaaaaaaaaaaacaacggaATTCAAGAACTCACAGGGAGATTAGAGAGAAATCAAAGACCTTCTTCTCTGATCTGAACCAAACGAAATCTTTCACAAGGCTCTTCAAGGAGAGAGggcaagaaagagagaggaggtGAAGAGGGCCAAAAGGCAACAGTGAGAGAGTGGGTGCAAGGAAAGAGTCCAAAAGAAAGTGCGTTTGATAGGGGTTGGCAGGACCATATTAAGAGAAACCAAATCATATTTTTTGCCCAATTTTAAATCTGGAATTAAGGTTCCGATACAGTAGAATGTCTAGGTTAGATGAACCTGATCTCTGGTTTTTAGTTACTTCAATTACCGTTTATGAATGAATATTGCATTGCTTTGAAATGAAAGTCTTTAAGGTGCGAGGGGACCCAGATTGCCTGGCCATGGCCGCCACCTTTCCAAGCGATGGACCGACACTCGACACTCAACACTCTTTTGagtcttttctctcttttccggTGCATAGAATCTTCCTCATCGCgtgcataaataaaaaaaaaatattttaattataaaaaaatttaaataaaataaatttataaactcacataatttatattaaattataaaattatttttattataaaataaatctaatatttcaataaaactatctaattttttaaaatccgtTCAGATATGTCTTTCAAGtaagattgaaaatattattatagtataGTTGTAACTCCaaaaaaggatatatatatatatatagttttgttatatataagtaaatttgcgttaatttaagtattaatattgttgcattcatattttaaatttaaattagtactgttttcaataaaatttattttctgaccaatcatattgaattgaTGCACATAATAATATGCAGAATcgcttataattatatttatatatatatatatgtgaatatttttaaggTTGTTGAACGATGGAGTTTAGTGGCAAAATGGCATGTGAGGGAcgttaactaattaataatatagccCACTCATTAGTGACCTAATTTGGTCATAAGCAATTATcaagttttttggtttttatttgatGGGTCTCATTGTCAGCACCTTAGTATCATTAAAAGGCAGTGTGTTTGAATTACGCAATAGAAACCACCTTAGACGACAAAAGAAACAGAGTTATGCAAACAACCAAGAGCCATGATATGGTCCACTAACCTTAAtcatagatctaatatattgcTCTCGTGCATTAAGAGCtgaaaagtaaaggaaaaatgaaaatataaaaataaatgtttaaattataaaaatatattaattaaaaaaatcaattcataaatttcgttataaaaataaaaatatttttatttgctttgaGTGGAGGGTACAAGCATTAAATACCACTATAGTCTATTTGTCCTATTATGGGATCTCTCCTCGTTAAGcctctttttggtttttggtttttaagGTAGCCTAAATGCAGTTAGATCATAATTGCCTttgtatatatttctttagTCGTAAGTGCATATTATAATTGGAAGTCATTTGAGAGTACGAGTGATAAGTGTGTCAACTTAAAATAGTGGCTAGGGTTTTTGTTTATGTGCTTAATcaaatagaggaaaaaaaagggagGTGCTCCCAGTTACATGGGTGGGATATTCTATTTTACACTCGTAAATGAAGAGCTGATACATATGAATTATAGCAAACTAAACAATTAGCTCGCAtgcaaggattttttttttttcttttttgaaaggGATACGTCCCAAGCTCCCAACCCAATCTCTTTCTcgtctcctcctcctcctcctcctcctcctcctcttcccaCCCCCGTCAGCCTCCTCCCCTTATCATTCACAATTCAATATTTCACCTCCAAAAATTTACAACaacgataaaaaattaataacatgaaatttacaataaaatatttacaattttctgAAAAATCTATCATtcacaattttctaaaattaataacaGAAAATTTACAACCAAAGATCCAATATTGCACCTCTAAAATTCATCCTATACAGCATCAAATTCCTTCTTGAGTTCATCTTCCAAAATTTTTTCCATAGGTAACAACAAGAAGACTACATGATGTGTGTTTTGAAGTGCCTTGACATTGCGTCTTGTCCATTCTTAGATTGAATGTTGAGCTAAACTCAGttaagttgagttctttatgaataataatgaattgagtaGTGTAGAGAGTTATGTGAAGtccatctaaaatgagtttaaagtgtatttggatgttaagatgaatttaatactttttatgaaaaattaaaaaaggttgtgcatctcacgtataaagatgttttaagttgaaaaaagttgtacaTGGATCCCACGTGTAAGAAGGTCTTGAGTTTGgataaatttagtaatttgagagtttgatatttgaatgttagactcagcttaaagtTAGACTAAATTCAactgagtttggtaaccaaacgcACCCTTAGAGGAAGGACGTTTCAAATCTTACAATATTGGATCTGATGTGCTAAATTCTAAGCTGATCTTGAATTCCCTTTTTCGAGACTTGGCCAGTGAAGGCCTTTTGAGAATGAACGATAAGGTTCTCATCGTTAGCCCCAGCATCGTGGGAactattcataatttatagCATCTGCACAAGCAGCACAACACGTGATCGACGTGGTAGTGGATTTTGATCTGCACAACAACTCAATCGCAAATGAGACATTTGATTTCTTGTTCACATCCAGCATTGCGGACACTAAATTTGCCAACCGTGTCGTGAAGATTGGGGGCATTGTGGCCGTTCCATATTAATGACATTGATGAAAGGGGGTTCATCCAACGAGTTGGTTGAGTCCTCAAAAAAGCGGCGCCTTTGCCAATTGGCGTCCGAGGCCAAGAATGCCATGTTAGTGTGCCTCGAAGATGTCTTGCTCGAACCACCAAGAAGGGCTTCAGTGAAATCCAACGAGTGCTTTGAGAAAATTGAGCTCATCCCTGACTTGTTGGGTGATACTCTTGAAGGTTATAAGCAAAGAGTTTTCATTGGTGTTGGCTTGGCTGAGGAGAATATATAGCGGTGTGACCGAATGGTTTCATCAGAATTATCCAAGGAGGAACCAAGATTTCGAGGTTTAAAATCTTGCGGTGGTGCGTGAGGAGTGGTCGAGCAGCAGGGGTGGTTTCCAATGTTGATATTTCGGATTGATTAATGAAGAATGTGAAGGAAGAGGAGTATGTACCGGTGATGAAGGCAGAAGCACAAGTGGTGGCGGAAATGATAAACAGGAGAACAATATTCTGTAGTTTGGTGGATCAACTGTTTCTGGAGTGCAGGAGCCAATGGTGGcagggtggggggggggggagatacAACAGCAAGAGGGCTTATTGGGAGTGCTTGGCTTTGTATGGAAGGCTTAGGGAAGAGGGAGTTTCTGTTCACCAATGGTGGGGGTTGAGGGTGTGGGAGAGATCATGGTCTGAGTTGCCATGTCTGTCGGTACTCGTGTAATTTATGTGAGAGTATGcgttattttttaaagaattaatcAATATTCATCCCTgcaataattaattcaatatatCCATATTTGGTGCATATCCACCATTTATTAGGTATAGTACTGTGAGTACTGTGTGTGAGGTTTCTGACTCTCTGTGAAGTAAACAACGAGAAATCAGAGTAGGCCAGGTCGAGGCAAACTTGTGAGCgaccaaaaatagaaagattTTGATATCATCCCACCTATCAAAGTGGGCAATTCCTTGCCTAAAAGTAAATAATTCAAGGATTTTCCTGAGTCCACTTGCCTCATGCATGCGATTTTACCCTTTTAAATTTCCTGAACAAAAGGttcaattatttcattatcttttGTCTCGTTTTGGTTATTTGTCAGTACTTCACAGTCACGCAATTCCataatcgttttttttttcaattttactaGTTGTGAGTATTTATTaatgtgtgtatatttatatatatattctcactcgtaatgattaaggatatatcatatatgcaCATGAAAGAAGACTGAAAGTGATCAAAGATCACCAAAAGCTACATAAATTGAGCTAGCATGCATGGGAGCTAGGGCTTATGATGAATGGATCTTTTATTTAAGTGCATTTATATATgcaactacgtacgtacatggaGTAGATCcactctatatattatatagatccAGTACCAACAGTAGTACCCAAGTAAAGTTATCAGAATTATCAAAGTAATTAAGGGGTGGTAGTTGTAGCCGGAGGGAAGATCGGAAATGTAGGAATGTCGCCGACGGGGGGGATAGCTGGAAATGAAATCATTGGTGGCGGCAACCTGTAATCCG carries:
- the LOC118344861 gene encoding transcription factor bHLH143-like, whose protein sequence is MVMASKSRLSLENSAWKPSKLSFMNTDLRPRQQECLPACTNPGNRMSPAPMAQPNFAVPGIPDLKTEQTNGAHGSLQCLPHQCQGLLPIPDPYLKTKKSMLSNSGSSAKRFLIFDQCGNQTRLIYNSFCFPSPNPNTAAKPICFYYGEEQAARVSQIDPSKYILHEASGENITTFEESEMHEDTEEINALLYSDNDEYGDGDDDETASTGHSPMAIKGGYKKYDHVDYLTDEVAGPDSPNKRQKLLDGGYKKSSPMATTSSVRLDRSVEYGSDAESGYAFGQNQGEKAGSILGKMCFRRDKIYETLRILERIIPGAEGKDPLFVIDEAIDYLKILKLNAKSLGVNNQ